The following coding sequences lie in one Aspergillus luchuensis IFO 4308 DNA, chromosome 8, nearly complete sequence genomic window:
- the TAF12 gene encoding putative transcription initiation factor TFIID subunit 12 (COG:K;~EggNog:ENOG410PFPR;~InterPro:IPR009072,IPR003228,IPR037794;~PFAM:PF03847;~go_component: GO:0000124 - SAGA complex [Evidence IEA];~go_component: GO:0005669 - transcription factor TFIID complex [Evidence IEA];~go_component: GO:0046695 - SLIK (SAGA-like) complex [Evidence IEA];~go_function: GO:0046982 - protein heterodimerization activity [Evidence IEA];~go_process: GO:0006352 - DNA-templated transcription, initiation [Evidence IEA]): MDNSQAQPQAAQPQAPAAQPMMPQHSNLIRTDQVQKLPHLNDQQKAQHTQLVRTLWEHLNSREPQTTEYQQAHARLTQISQNLMKGMRAFQQSRQMQHQQLQAANAAQPGQPVQRSQSVNPQNFAQLLPQIQQKVNTLQFFLPPNISNEQAQTWLPEAKLRYGIALQKQEIGRARIADLRQQFATRQSAGNMTQEEVQEFKNRQLAAEKLYREGSDFLNKFKEQQDTFKAQQQRAGVQQHVPAQAHPQQAPSQAAPGTAAGPADGRPPSVPGTMHSGQTPTPAPHTITSAVSAARNQAGQTAMSPSTSQPGQTPTTQGATSAVSAVPQQQQQQPQQAPQQQPQAQVQAQSQQGPPGSQVTFTQVPNVDGSTPTPPGAQTMVQPRPLSQQAAMAQAAQNYSNNNINNNNNMNQQQNVTQPGANTHAHPQGYIPNRSADTNARSINMAIPKNLNVPPPEPVNMAPARPTLSGGPSHGAVGVMNQPAIQKHPGYVLEGEGQRVLSKKMLDILVRQVTGGGEGEGLTPDAEEFILQMADDFVDDVITDACRLAKLRPSSTLEIRDIQLVLERKYNMRISGFSTDDLRTVKKPQPTQGWTQKMSAIQAAKVTQGKAE; encoded by the exons ATGGACAACTCACAGGCACAGCCCCAGGCTGCTCAACCCCAGGCCCCTGCAGCCCAGCCGATGATGCCGCAGCACTCCAACCTGATCCGAACCGATCAAGTCCAGAAACTCCCCCATCTCAACGACCAGCAGAAAGCCCAGCACACCCAGCTCGTGCGGACCTTATGGGAGCATCTCAATAGTCGGGAACCGCAGACTACCGAGTATCAACAGGCTCATGCGAGACTGACCCAGATCTCTCAAAATCTCATGAAAGGCATGCGCGCCTTCCAGCAGAGCCGCCAAATGCAACATCAGCAATTGCAAGCGGCAAACGCTGCGCAACCAGGTCAACCAGTCCAGCGGTCGCAGTCGGTCAATCCGCAGAATTTCGCGCAGCTTCTCCCGCAGATCCAACAGAAAGTCAACACGCTGcagttcttcctccctccgaACATCAGCAACGAGCAGGCCCAGACTTGGCTCCCCGAAGCCAAACTACGATATGGCATCGCGCTTCAGAAGCAGGAGATCGGACGAGCGCGGATCGCAGATCTCAGACAACAGTTTGCGACGCGTCAGTCTGCGGGAAATATGACCCAGGAGGAGGTGCAGGAGTTCAAGAACCGGCAACTTGCGGCGGAGAAGCTTTACCGCGAGGGAAGCGACTTCCTGAACAAATTCAAGGAACAGCAGGATACCTTCAAGGCCCAGCAACAGCGAGCTGGTGTCCAACAACATGTTCCTGCTCAAGCGCATCCTCAACAAGCTCCTAGTCAAGCTGCGCCCGGTACAGCTGCTGGCCCCGCCGACGGCCGTCCACCGAGTGTCCCCGGCACCATGCATTCAGGCCAGACCCCTACCCCGGCACCTCACACCATCACTTCGGCAGTTTCCGCTGCACGCAACCAGGCGGGACAGACTGCGATGTCGCCTTCAACTTCTCAGCCTGGTCAGACGCCAACCACACAGGGCGCCACGTCTGCCGTCTCTGCTgtgccccagcagcagcagcagcagccgcagcaagcACCTCAGCAACAGCCGCAGGCCCAGGTCCAGGCACAGTCACAGCAGGGCCCACCCGGTTCACAGGTCACCTTCACTCAAGTCCCCAACGTGGACGGTtcaactccaactcctcctggGGCTCAGACCATGGTCCAACCTCGTCCTTTGTCTCAGCAGGCTGCCATGGCTCAAGCTGCGCAGAACTACTCTAACAACAACAttaacaacaataacaacatgaaccagcagcagaacgTTACCCAGCCTGGGGCCAACACTCACGCTCACCCCCAGGGCTACATCCCCAACCGCTCGGCTGATACTAACGCGCGTAGCATCAACATGGCAATCCCGAAAAACTTGAACGTGCCTCCTCCAGAGCCCGTTAACATGGCTCCTGCTCGACCCACGTTGTCTGGCGGACCCAGTCACGGCGCAGTTGGTGTCATGAACCAGCCTGCAATCCAGAAACATCCTGGCTACGTGCTCGAGGGTGAAGGTCAGCGCGTTCTGAGCAAGAAGATGCTGGATATTCTCGTTCGTCAGGTCactggcggtggtgagggcgAAGGACTCACTCCTGATGCTGAAGAG TTCATCCTTCAAATGGCAGATGACTTTGTTGACGATGTGATCACTGATGCCTGCCGTCTCGCCAAATTGCGCCCGTCCTCGACTCTCGAGATTCGCGATATTCAGCTTGTCTTGGAGCGCAAGTACAATATGCGTATCTCTGGATTCTCCACTGACGACCTGCGCACTGTCAAGAAACCTCAGCCCACTCAAGGATGGACCCAGAAGATGTCCGCTATCCAGGCTGCTAAGGTTACCCAAGGCAAGGCCGAGTAA
- a CDS encoding uncharacterized protein (TransMembrane:3 (i7-29o110-136i157-174o)) has protein sequence MFPNIFCINYLSLTLFYCLSFFTLSSFLVSCLDSLFCRVKLFSLCILIFSHEESLGIDQPTCFDMTHNFPVSNISTVSSFFLFPLCKLHTAEHSPTTSGFLIQPHSLTDYISFLALSTSFGLAYIVWLFGIVGPLFDCIHGREQRLVRVSRFERLNSVGVSPLMFCFFLFFKRIPLISLSSSFL, from the coding sequence ATGTTTCCTAACATCTTTTGTATCAACTACCTGtctctcactctcttctATTGTCTGTCTTTTttcaccctctcctctttcctagTGTCATGTCTCGACAGCCTGTTCTGTCGAGTCAAGCTTTTTAGCTTGTGCATTCTGATCTTTAGTCATGAAGAATCACTTGGTATCGACCAACCCACTTGCTTCGACATGACCCACAACTTTCCTGTATCAAATATTTCTACCGtttcctccttttttttgttcccTTTGTGCAAACTTCATACTGCTGAACACTCACCTACTACATCTGGATTTCTTATCCAGCCTCACTCTTTGACTGACtatatttctttccttgccCTTTCCACATCTTTTGGCTTAGCATACATTGTCTGGTTGTTTGGCATCGTTGGGCCTCTGTTTGATTGTATACATGGACGGGAGCAGCGACTTGTGCGCGTGAGCAGGTTCGAGCGACTTAATTCTGTTGGTGTTTCCCCGCTGATGttctgcttttttctttttttcaaacGCATTCCTCTTATCTCATTGAGCTCGTCTTTCCTTTAG
- the MSS4 gene encoding 1-phosphatidylinositol-4-phosphate 5-kinase (COG:T;~EggNog:ENOG410PH70;~InterPro:IPR027483,IPR002498,IPR023610,IPR027484;~PFAM:PF01504;~go_function: GO:0016307 - phosphatidylinositol phosphate kinase activity [Evidence IEA];~go_process: GO:0046488 - phosphatidylinositol metabolic process [Evidence IEA]) yields MPSFSNDVAYQSSTATATHPRPFDSPQGKTSEKTSVGNTFLWTNWPNGDTNHLDAPPNDRQLTNGSAYSLNGPRSSASSYTRELPHSKDGSMHSLGNGSAREPREGGRPSTTLDRDVSRKSVERSVRAASPTASVTSQQINGTLNSRSLNGKPTVNGDYPRPSADDLVAPDVVANASATRLSTSQPDDAGRLSPDPDRLSPSSPSQKSPHRYSSPPVPSGMDGNAQDPNNTGLRHRHTLQVPRNSSGRRSSRDQTEDAAYSSGRLSPTAGIRRTSFSLARRATRTNQSDMLSDDAPPDEDAARWAEAIKQRRASKRRRRDDDDDDHVIVGTRVDQNHVNYVTAYNMLTGIRFTVSRINAKMDRELTPADFEAKHKFSFDITGNELTPSAKYDFKFKDYAPWVFRHLRAKFRLDPADYLMSLTSKYILSELGSPGKSGSFFYFSRDYKYIIKTIHHSEHKLLRKILPEYYRHVEQNPNTLISQFYGLHRVKMAYGRKIHFVVMNNLFPPHRDIHQTFDLKGSMIGRDLREEDLEKNPRATLKDLNWVRRNREIQCGPSKRDFFLAQLKRDVELLKKLKIMDYSLLVGIHDVGRGNEEKLRDKTLQVFQPGGDREEEASPNMLMRTPSKLENERKARELRMLIKRERPVPLDKAAAKMPEEILDERKYHVFYADDGGFRATHENGQPGEEIYYLGIIDCLTHYGMVKKIEHFFKGLSHDRTQISPIPPEGYGDRFINFIKGITMSKEEAERHREARAEGRPSVERSESVERTMQAAEKEAAKDVSHAQPRTLSTVRDPSDPSGVVAPSFLPIVDEAGEASSVGGQSQHSRHGPPSAAEKELPPIPQQNGMPFAGKGKAVSRNEQPGMVSVSGRQ; encoded by the exons ATGCCCTCCTTTTCTAACGACGTCGCATACCAATCGTCCACTGCAACTGCTACTCACCCGCGTCCATTTGACTCACCGCAGGGGAAAACGTCGGAGAAAACGTCCGTCGGAAATACGTTCTTATGGACAAATTGGCCCAATGGCGACACGAACCATCTGGATGCCCCTCCAAATGACCGCCAACTCACCAACGGCAGTGCCTACTCCCTGAATGGTCCGCGCTCCAGTGCCAGCTCATATACGAGGGAATTGCCGCATTCGAAAGACGGCAGCATGCACTCCTTGGGAAATGGTTCGGCCCGGGAACCCAGAGAAGGCGGGAGGCCCTCGACAACATTAGATCGCGATGTCTCGAGGAAGTCAGTCGAAAGAAGCGTTCGTGCAGCCTCTCCGACGGCATCGGTCACCAGTCAGCAGATCAATGGGACGTTGAACTCCCGATCGCTCAACGGCAAGCCGACGGTGAATGGAGACTATCCTCGACCGTCCGCTGATGATCTGGTTGCTCCCGATGTAGTAGCTAATGCTTCGGCGACGCGATTGTCCACCTCTCAGCCTGATGACGCTGGCCGTCTCTCGCCGGATCCCGATCGATTgtcgccctcctcgccctcccagAAGAGTCCCCATCGGTACTCTTCTCCCCCTGTACCATCTGGCATGGACGGTAATGCGCAAGATCCGAACAACACCGGCCTTCGACATCGACACACGTTGCAAGTCCCACGAAACAGCAGCGGCCGCCGAAGTAGCCGGGACCAAACTGAGGATGCTGCCTACAGCAGCGGTCGGTTGTCTCCCACGGCCGGAATTCGCCGTACTTCTTTCAGCTTGGCCCGGCGCGCCACCCGCACCAACCAGTCAGACATGCTTTCCGACGATGCCCCTCCGGACGAAGATGCGGCTCGATGGGCGGAAGCAATCAAACAGAGGCGAGCTTCCAAGAGAAGACGTcgggatgatgacgacgacgaccacGTTATCGTTGGCACCAGGGTCGACCAGAACCATGTGAATTATGTTACTGCTTACAACATGCTCACCGGAATCCGGTTCACGGTGTCGAGGATCAATGCGAAGATGGATCGGGAGCTGACTCCGGCCGACTTCGAGGCCAAGCACAAGTTCTCTTTTGACAT AACCGGAAACGAATTGACTCCTTCCGCCAAATACGATTTCAAATTCAAGGATTATGCGCCCTGGGTTTTCCGTCACCTTCGGGCAAAGTTCCGACTTGATCCGGCCGACTACCTTATGTCCCTAACCAGCAAATACATCCTTTCCGAACTTGGCTCGCCAGGAAAGAGTGGAAGCTTCTTCTACTTTTCCAGAGACTACAAGTACATCATCAAAACAATCCACCATTCCGAACACAAACTCTTGCGGAAGATTCTTCCGGAATACTACAGACATGTCGAGCAAAACCCGAACACTTTGATCTCGCAATTCTACGGTCTTCATCGCGTCAAGATGGCTTATGGTCGCAAAATCCACTTTGTTGTCATGAACAACCTGTTCCCTCCTCACCGCGATATCCACCAGACATTCGACTTGAAGGGTTCGATGATTGGACGTGATCTGCgcgaggaggatttggagaagaacCCGAGAGCGACTTTGAAGGATTTGAACTGGGTCCGGAGGAATCGCGAGATACAGTGTGGTCCGTCAAAGCGGGACTTCTTTTTGGCTCAGCTCAAACGTGATGTTGAattgctgaagaagttgaagatCATGGACTACTCTCTTTTAGTGGGTATCCACGACGTGGGACGAGGGAacgaggagaagctgcgggACAAGACGCTACAGGTTTTCCAACCCGGGGGTGAccgtgaggaagaagccagTCCAAATATGCTGATGCGCACGCCTTCCAAACTGGAGAATGAGCGCAAGGCCCGCGAACTGCGCATGCTGATCAAGCGTGAGCGTCCAGTGCCGCTCGACAAAGCGGCCGCTAAGATGCCTGAGGAGATCCTCGATGAAAGGAAATACCATGTCTTTTatgccgatgatggtggattccGCGCCACGCACGAAAACGGTCAGCCTGGCGAGGAGATCTATTATCTTGGAATCATTGACTGCTTGACTCAC TACGGaatggtgaagaagatcgaacACTTCTTCAAGGGTCTTTCACATGACCGAACACAAATTTCGCCTATACCACCAGAGGGTTACGGTGACCGAttcatcaacttcatcaaggGCATCACAATGTCCAAGGAGGAAGCCGAACGACATCGGGAAGCCCGAGCAGAGGGTAGGCCCTCAGTGGAGCGTTCCGAGTCTGTCGAACGGACCATGCAAgcagctgagaaggaggctgcCAAGGATGTCTCGCACGCCCAGCCTCGGACGCTATCGACTGTTCGAGACCCGTCAGACCCCAGCGGCGTTGTTGCGCCTTCATTCTTGCCGATCGTCGATGAGGCTGGAGAGGCCAGTAGCGTTGGAGGGCAAAGCCAACATAGTCGCCATGGTCCACCTTCTGCGGCGGAAAAGGAACTTCCTCCGATTCCTCAACAAAATGGGATGCCCTTCGCTGGAAAAGGCAAGGCAGTGTCTCGGAATGAGCAACCTGGCATGGTTTCTGTCTCAGGCAGACAATAA
- a CDS encoding histone H1/H5 family protein (COG:B;~EggNog:ENOG410PYKB;~InterPro:IPR005818,IPR005819,IPR036388,IPR036390;~PFAM:PF00538;~go_component: GO:0000786 - nucleosome [Evidence IEA];~go_function: GO:0003677 - DNA binding [Evidence IEA];~go_process: GO:0006334 - nucleosome assembly [Evidence IEA]), which yields MPPKKTSTTGTTTTKKSGSSHASYRDMIKDAILNLKERNGSSRQSIKKYVQANNKIASASTNAFDSQFNKAIKAGVEKGEFLQPKGPSGPVKLAKKEAAPKPAAKKTATKAATAKKPAAKKTEKTEKAEKPKTTKKATTTTAKKPVGRPKANTAKPRKASTTATKKTTKKAAKETAA from the exons ATGCCTCCCAAGAAGACTTCCACcaccggcaccaccaccaccaagaagtCCGGCTCGAGCCACGCTTCCTACCGTG ATATGATCAAGGATGCTATCCTGAAT CTGAAAGAGCGCAATGGTAGCAG CCGCCAGTCGATCAAGAAATATGTTCAGGCGAACAACAAGATTGCTTCTGCCTCCACCAACGCCTTTGACAGCCAGTTCAACAAGGCCATCAAGGCTGGTGTTGAGAAGGGCGAGTTCCTTCAGCCTAAGG GCCCGTCCGGACCCGTGAAGCTTGCCAAGAAGGAAGCTGCCCCCAAGCCTGCTGCTAAG AAGACTGCCACCAAGGCTGCTACTGCTAAGAAGCCTGCTgccaagaagaccgagaaGACTgagaaggccgagaagcccaagaccaccaagaaggccaccaccaccactgctaAGAAGCCTGTTGGCCGGCCCAAGGCTAACACGGCCAAGCCTCGCAAGGCCTCCACTACT GCCACCAAGAAGACCACTAAGAAGGCTGCAAAGGAGACTGCTGCTTAA
- the fen1 gene encoding multifunctional nuclease RAD27 (BUSCO:EOG092634B1;~COG:L;~EggNog:ENOG410PFFR;~InterPro:IPR023426,IPR006086,IPR006084,IPR006085, IPR019974,IPR029060,IPR036279,IPR008918;~PFAM:PF00867,PF00752;~go_function: GO:0003677 - DNA binding [Evidence IEA];~go_function: GO:0003824 - catalytic activity [Evidence IEA];~go_function: GO:0004518 - nuclease activity [Evidence IEA];~go_function: GO:0016788 - hydrolase activity, acting on ester bonds [Evidence IEA]), with product MGIKQLYQVISENAPDAIKAGDIKNHFGRKVAIDASMSIYSFLIAVRSEGQQLMSDTGETTSHLMGMFYRTLRMVDNGIKPLYVFDGAPPKLKSGELAKRFARKSEATEAHEEAKETGTAEDVEKFSRRTVRVTREHNAECKKLLKLMGIPYIDAPTEAEAQCAVLARAGKVYAAASEDMDTLCFETPILLRHLTFSEQRKEPIQEIHLNRALEGLGMDRKQFIDLCILLGCDYLEPIPKVGPNTALKLIRDHGSLEKVLEFMENDPKKKFVVPEDWPYEDARELFLNPDVRDANDPECDFKWEAPDVPGLVEFLVKDKGFNEDRVKNGAARLQKNLKSAQQSRLEGFFKPVARTDEEKASLKRKHDEKIQEQKKKKKEEAKAKKEAKSRPRGAG from the exons ATGGGTATTAAAC AGCTGTATCAGGTGATTTCAGAAAATGCCCCAGATGCCATCAAGGCAGGGGACATTAAGAACCACTTTGGCCGAAAGGTCGCTATA GATGC CTCTATGAGTATTTACAGTTTCCTCATTGCGGTCCGTTCCGAAGGTCAGCAGCTCATGAGCGACACCGGAGAGACAACGTCGCATTTGATGGGCATGTTCTACCGCACTCTGCGCATGGTCGACAATGGCATCAAGCCTCTGTACGTATTTGATGGAGCTCCCCCGAAGCTCAAGTCCGGCGAACTAGCCAAGCGATTTGCTCGGAAGAGCGAAGCCACCGAGGCTCACGAGGAGGCTAAGGAAACCGGTACGGCAGAGGATGTTGAGAAATTCTCGCGACGCACAGTACGAGTCACCAGAGAGCACAATGCAGAATGTAAGAAGCTTTTGAAGTTGATGGGCATTCCGTACATCGATGCCCCCACGGAAGCCGAGGCGCAGTGCGCGGTTCTCGCGCGCGCTGGAAAGGTCTATGCAGCTGCTTCGGAGGATATGGATACGCTATGCTTTGAGACGCCAATTCTTCTGCGCCACCTTACGTTCAGTGAACAGAGGAAGGAACCCATTCAGGAGATTCATTTGAACCGTGCGCTGGAGGGGCTTGGTATGGACCGCAAGCAG TTCATTGATCTCTGTATCTTGCTGGGTTGCGATTACCTTGAGCCCATCCCCAAGGTCGGACCCAACACGGCGCTGAAACTAATCCGTGACCACGGAAGCCTGGAGAAGGTGCTTGAGTTTATGGAGAAcgacccgaagaagaagtttgtCGTTCCTGAGGATTGGCCCTACGAGGATGCTAGAGAGCTCTTCTTGAATCCCGACGTGAGGGACGCCAATGACCCCGAATGCGACTTCAAATGGGAAGCGCCCGACGTGCCCGGTCTGGTAGAGTTCCTAGTCAAAGATAAGGGATTCAACGAAGACCGCGTCAAGAACGGCGCTGCTCGCTTGCAAAAGAACTTGAAGTCCGCTCAACAATCCCGCTTAGAAGGATTCTTCAAGCCCGTCGCCCGCacggatgaagagaaggcgaGCCTGAAGCGCAAACACGACGAGAAGATTCAGgagcagaaaaagaagaagaaggaagaggccaaAGCCAAGAAAGAGGCCAAGTCACGGCCTCGCGGTGCCGGTTAA
- a CDS encoding uncharacterized protein (COG:S;~EggNog:ENOG410PICM;~InterPro:IPR036864,IPR007219,IPR001138;~PFAM:PF00172;~TransMembrane:1 (o547-565i);~go_function: GO:0000981 - DNA-binding transcription factor activity, RNA polymerase II-specific [Evidence IEA];~go_function: GO:0003677 - DNA binding [Evidence IEA];~go_function: GO:0008270 - zinc ion binding [Evidence IEA];~go_process: GO:0006351 - transcription, DNA-templated [Evidence IEA];~go_process: GO:0006355 - regulation of transcription, DNA-templated [Evidence IEA]), with product MKRSRLHFESNGDASSAASPQSTRPQYTPENDSQQSPRHVPKISRRIRACTECKRHKVRCDMNAGETVCHRCRRMGLECVVNKSLQTLLDDETEWKATIELAMADLLRKAQLPDLSYYQSNGKASEPLSKKRDRQDSTVSTEGTPLGTDHDAGAERLESSAQRVASEPRKSETAFQQPSQYALDREENGTSSLVTAPMGSLYEVTQLSDIQTTSPGRHHAPDRALVTDFVSRGVVDLHEAEELFSYFDQVLSRYLWDGILLDHKDLTSVRNSSSMLSAAILAVTALHLPKKERTFDICYTEFARLASESMLDRHHTLDDLRALCIGAFWLADVSWKLSGYAVRIATERNLHQSYRKATQGSPEHIEQARLWYLLYTLEHHFSIAYGRPPIIHEDQSIKNHNTFTHTPNVQQGDLRLHSQVDLFIILTRIYHAFGPDVDLEVPDSEFSTIDKYDADLDNWRIAWYPRLAVGSRYVGAYPYRAVNLHYHFSRLQLNSVALRTYHSSISTRPMSAERKKRANIAIQSAIDTLRVVLDEPDIQRALVGVPLYLHSMITFAAVFLLKIAAKGCSSSIPNNQGQQNSISSAGLHIDVAYVRELVGRIVNMMVSCSKRASEHHLSHHIARGLKKMLTGLEEWEKRNLGNSQSLTHSSHDALPMFKPVVIPGAQPLGERDTILNPPPPLLGVAPLSAERGNSFDSDATQVKAQTGLSEGSVDPMMADLWGFDEDYFPTGVFDFLQSQMPA from the exons ATGAAGCGAAGTCGTCTTCATTTCGAGTCCAACGGTGATGCCTCCTCTGCCGCCTCTCCCCAGAGTACCCGCCCACAGTATACCCCGGAAAATGACTCACAGCAGAGCCCGAGGCATGTTCCCAAGATCTCGCGCAGGATCAGAGCCTGTACGGAATGCAAGCGCCATAAGGTCCGCTGTGATATGAATGCGGGGGAGACCGTTTGTCACAGATGTCGTCGCATGGGCCTGGAATGTGTTGTCAACAAAAGCCTCCAGACGTTGCTAGACGATGAGACAGA GTGGAAGGCCACAATAGAGCTCGCAATGGCAGACCTACTACGGAAGGCCCAGCTACCCGATCTTTCATATTATCAATCTAATGGAAAGGCATCAGAGCCGCtatcaaagaaaagagaccGGCAGGATTCTACAGTGTCGACAGAGGGCACGCCCCTTGGGACGGATCATGATGCTGGAGCAGAGCGCCTCGAGAGTAGCGCGCAGAGAGTAGCATCGGAGCCCAGAAAATCCGAAACCGCCTTCCAACAGCCTTCACAATACGCCCTGGACAGGGAAGAGAATGGGACCTCATCGCTGGTCACGGCTCCGATGGGGAGTCTGTACGAAGTCACACAGTTGAGCGATATCCAGACAACTTCGCCCGGAAGGCATCATGCGCCAGATCGGGCTCTTGTCACCGATTTCGTTTCGCGGGGAGTAGTGGATTTGCacgaggcggaggagctttTCTCCTACTTTGATCAAGTACTTAGCCGTTATCTTTGGGATGGGATATTGCTGGACCACAAAGACCTGACCTCTGTGAGGAACTCTTCCTCGATgctctccgccgccattCTCGCTGTCACAGCCCTGCATTTACCCAAGAAAGAACGTACGTTCGATATTTGCTATACGGAGTTTGCTAGGTTAGCATCAGAATCAATGCTAGACAGACACCACACCCTGGATGATCTGCGCGCGTTGTGTATAGGCGCGTTTTGGCTTGCAGACGTAAGCTGGAAGCTGTCTGGGTATGCAGTGCGGATTGCCACGGAGCGCAACCTGCATCAGTCTTACCGGAAAGCAACACAAGGCTCTCCAGAGCATATAGAACAAGCTAGGCTGTGGTATCTTCTTTAT ACCCTAGAACATCACTTCTCCATCGCGTACGGACGACCCCCAATAATCCACGAGGACCAGAGCATCAAGAACCACAATACATTCACCCATACCCCTAACGTGCAGCAAGGTGACTTGCGTCTGCACAGCCAGGTCGATCTGTTTATCATTCTTACCCGAATATACCACGCCTTTGGACCCGATGTCGACTTGGAGGTTCCCGACAGCGAATTTTCTACCATCGATAAATATGACGCTGACCTTGACAACTGGCGGATAGCCTGGTATCCGCGCTTGG CAGTTGGGAGTCGATATGTCGGTGCATATCCTTACAGAGCGGTTAATCTGCATTATCATTTTTCTCGATTACAGCTGAATTCGGTTGCTTTGCGGACCTATCACTCTTCGATATCGACACGACCCATGTCTGCTGAGCGAAAGAAGCGCGCGAATATAGCCATACAGTCCGCCATAGACACGCTTCGGGTGGTCCTAGATGAACCCGATATTCAGAGGGCTTTGGTTGGCGTCCCATTGTACCTCCACAGTATGATCACTTTTGCCGCCGTTTTCCTGCTGAAGATTGCAGCCAAGGGCTGCTCGAGCAGCATTCCAAACAACCAAGGCCAGCAAAATTCTATTTCCTCAGCCGGCCTACACATCGATGTCGCATACGTGCGGGAGCTGGTTGGGCGGATCGTGAATATGATGGTCTCATGTAGTAAGCGTGCAAGCGAGCACCATCTCAGCCACCATATCGCCCGTGGCTTAAAAAAGATGCTCACGGGGTTGGAGgaatgggagaagaggaatcTTGGTAATTCCCAGTCTCTGACACATAGCTCTCATGATGCTCTGCCCATGTTTAAACCGGTTGTTATCCCCGGGGCTCAGCCCCTTGGAGAGCGGGACACGATACtgaacccccctcctccattgCTGGGAGTCGCTCCCTTGTCTGCTGAGAGAGGAAATAGCTTCGACTCGGATGCGACACAGGTGAAAGCCCAGACAGGCCTCTCGGAAGGGTCGGTGGACCCTATGATGGCGGATCTTTGGGGTTTCGATGAGGATTACTTCCCGACCGGGGTGTTTGATTTCCTTCAGTCCCAGATGCCTGCTTGA